A genomic stretch from Setaria italica strain Yugu1 chromosome VII, Setaria_italica_v2.0, whole genome shotgun sequence includes:
- the LOC101759008 gene encoding glutamyl-tRNA(Gln) amidotransferase subunit A, chloroplastic/mitochondrial, with protein sequence MPPPLQAHRLLISHRRLPTPARRRFTAVSSVQSAPATTLAPGPATSSILSIRESLLSGERTAVDITSEYLSRLRRTEPSVRSFIHVADAAAEREAEELDRRIASGEKDAVGPLAGVLVGVKDNLCTANMPSTGGSRILDGYRPAYDATAVRRLREAGAIVVGKTNLDEFGMGSTTEGSAFQVTTNPWDDSRVPGGSSGGSASAVSARQCVVSLGSDTGGSVRQPASFCGVVGLKPTYGRVSRFGLMAYASSLDVVGCFGSSVFDTATILSVVAGHDKMDSTSSSQDVPDYASELVSLDSLESKPLNGVRIGIIQETLGEGVDTGVVSSIKGAASHLERLGSVVEEVSLPSFSLGLPAYYILASSEASSNLSRYDGIRYGRQVSADDLNEVYGESRANGLGHEVKMRILMGTYALSAGYYDAYYKRAQQVRTLVKESFKDALERYDILVSPAAPSAAYKIGEKINDPLAMYAGDIMTVNVNLAGLPALVVPCGFVEGGAAGLPVGLQMIGSPFSEGNLLRVGHIFEQTLQNFSFVPPLLAEH encoded by the exons atgCCGCCCCCTCTCCAGGCCCACCGCCTCCTCATCTCCCACCGACGCCTCCCCactcccgctcgccgccggttCACCGCCGTCTCTTCAGTCCAATCCGCTCCCGCCACGACCTTAGCCCCGGGGCCCGCAACATCGTCCATCCTCTCCATCCGCGAGTCGCTGCTCTCCGGCGAGAGGACCGCGGTGGACATCACCTCCGAGTAcctctcccgcctccgccgcaccGAGCCGAGCGTGCGCAGCTTCATCCacgtcgcggacgccgccgcagagcgggaggcggaggagctcgACCGGAGGATTGCCTCCGGGGAGAAGGATGCGGTGGGGCCGCTCGCTGGAGTGCTGGTGGGAGTGAAGGACAACCTCTGCACCGCCAACATGCCCTCCACTGGCGGGTCGCGGATACTGGACGGATACCGGCCGGCGTACGACGCCACGGCGGTGCGGCGGCTGCGCGAGGCTGGCGCCATTGTGGTGGGGAAGACGAACCTCGACGAATTCGGCATGGGGAGCACCACCGAGGGCTCTGCGTTTCAG GTGACAACAAATCCGTGGGATGATTCACGTGTGCCCGGGGGATCGTCTGGTGGTTCTGCTTCTGCTGTTTCTGCTAGACAGTGCGTAGTGTCACTAGGAAGTGATACAGGTGGAAGTGTGAGACAACCTGCGTCGTTTTGTGGCGTAGTGGGGTTGAAGCCAACTTATGGTCGGGTATCTCGTTTTGGCCTCATGGCCTATGCTTCATCGCTGGATGTTGTGGGATGCTTTGGTTCATCAGTTTTTGACACTGCAACCATCTTGTCTGTTGTCGCgggccatgacaagatggattcAACCAGCAGTTCGCAG GATGTTCCAGACTATGCATCAGAGTTAGTCTCTCTAGATTCACTTGAATCAAAACCATTAAATGGTGTAAGAATTGGGATTATACAagaaactcttggagaaggtgTGGACACTGGAGTTGTATCATCAATCAAGGGTGCTGCTTCACACCTGGAACGGCTTGGATCTGTGGTGGAAGAG GTTTCACTGCCTTCGTTTTCTCTTGGCTTACCAGCTTATTACATACTAGCTTCATCTGAAGCTTCATCTAATCTATCACGCTATGATGGTATCAG GTATGGAAGGCAGGTTTCAGCTGATGATTTGAACGAGGTTTATGGAGAGTCCCGGGCTAACGGTTTGGGTCACGAG GTGAAAATGAGAATTTTGATGGGAACCTATGCTCTTTCTGCTGGGTATTATGATGCATACTACAAACGAGCGCAGCAG GTGAGGACATTGGTTAAGGAAAGCTTCAAAGATGCTTTGGAAAGATATGATATTCTTGTTTCACCAGCTGCGCCATCAGCAGCCTACAAGATAG GTGAAAAGATAAATGATCCATTAGCCATGTATGCAGGAGATATCATGACG GTCAATGTTAATTTGGCCGGGCTTCCTGCATTGGTTGTGCCTTGTGGATTTGTTGAAGGTGGAGCTGCGGGGCTCCCAGTTGGATTACAGATGATCGGATCACCATTCAGTGAG GGGAATTTGCTGAGAGTAGGTCACATCTTTGAGCAGACACTCCAGAATTTCAGTTTTGTTCCACCTTTGCTGGCAGAACACTAG
- the LOC101759814 gene encoding 3-oxoacyl-[acyl-carrier-protein] synthase III, chloroplastic, which yields MVAASGLALPRAAAPCPARTRAVPRAGFLRFAPPVALPPQQLRCCASTVDDGVVSAEASKPRLPRVVGMGSKLVGCGSAIPTLSISNDNLSKIVETSDEWIAARTGIRNRRVLSGDETLRGLSIQAAQRALEMAQVKAEDVDLVLLCTSTPDDLFGGAAQVLTEVGCTNAFGFDITAACSGFIVGLITATRFIKGGGIRNVLVVGADALSKFVDWTDRGTCILFGDAAGAVLVQACSADEDGLLGFCVQSDGNGQKHLNAATSNDESILSNTNGVPGFPPKKATYSCIQMNGKEVFRFAVRCVPQSIEKALEEAGLPASSIDWLLLHQANQRIIDAAASRLDIPSDKIISNLANYGNTSAASIPLALDEAVRSGKVKTGDIIAASGFGAGLTWGSAIVKWG from the exons ATGGTCGCCGCCTCCGGCCTCGCGCTGCCGCGGGCGGCCGCACCCTGCCCGGCGCGCACGCGCGCTGTCCCCCGGGCCGGCTTCCTCCGATTCGCGCCGCCGGTGGCGCTGCCACCGCAGCAGCTACGGTGCTGCGCGTCCACTGTCGACGATGGTGTGGTGTCCGCAGAGGCCTCCAAGCCCCGCCTCCCCAG AGTGGTTGGTATGGGCTCAAAGCTCGTTGGGTGCGGATCAGCCATCCCAACACTTAGCATTTCAAATGATAACCTGTCGAAAATAGTTGAAACATCAGATGAATGGATTGCAGCTCGGACTGGGATTCGGAATAGGCGAGTTCTTTCAG GAGATGAAACATTGCGAGGGCTCTCAATACAGGCGGCACAAAGGGCACTTGAGATGGCTCAAGTAAAAGCTGAAGATGTGGACCTTGTTCTCCTTTGTACATCTACTCCAGATGATCTGTTTGGAGGTGCCGCTCAG GTGCTGACGGAAGTGGGGTGCACAAATGCATTTGGATTTGATATTACAGCTGCCTGCAGTGGATTCATTGTTGGCTTAATCACAGCTACGCGTTTTATCAAAG GCGGGGGTATTCGGAATGTCCTAGTAGTTGGTGCAGATGCTCTTTCAAAATTCGTAGATTGGACAGACAGAGGTACATGCATCCTTTTTGGCGATGCTGCCGGTGCTGTGTTGGTTCAG GCATGCAGTGCTGATGAAGATGGTTTGCTAGGTTTTTGTGTTCAAAGTGATGGCAATGGACAAAA GCACCTAAATGCTGCAACGTCAAATGATGAGTCAATCTTATCCAACACCAATGGTGTTCCTGGATTTCCACCAAAGAAGGCAACCTACTCATGCATTCAAATGAATGGAAAGGAAGTTTTCCGCTTTGCTGTGCGATGCGTGCCGCAGTCCATTGAGAAGGCTCTCGAAGAAGCTGGTTTGCCTGCCTCCAGTATCGATTGGTTGTTGTTACATCAA GCTAATCAGCGGATTATTGATGCTGCTGCCAGCCGTTTAGATATCCCATCTGACAAGATTATTTCAAATCTTGCTAATTACGGCAACACCAGTGCAGCATCCATCCCATTAGCATTGGATGAGGCTGTTCGCAGCGGCAAGGTGAAGACCGGTGATATTATTGCGGCTTCAGGTTTTGGAGCTGGACTTACCTGGGGTTCGGCCATTGTCAAATGGGGCTAA
- the LOC101760230 gene encoding flavonol synthase/flavanone 3-hydroxylase, which translates to MAASGALPVVDLTPFLTWDEGGIARGTDTVREACRTHGFFRVVNHGVPAELLARALEQSAAFFALPDEEKARVRPAAASKAPLPAGYGRQPAHSTDKNEYLVVFDPKLGFNVYPTEPAGFRETLDECHGKLTELGLLIQEILNECMGLPPGFLSNYNNNRGFDHMTSKRYFPATEEENIGFSEHEDGNCITFIFQDGVGGLEVLKDGHWVPAEPVDGSIIVNIGDVIQVLSNGKLKSATHRVVRKSVHRHSFAFFFNLHGDKLVEPLPEFTAKIGEAPRYRRFQYREYQQLRVRNKTHPPARPEDIIRITHYAI; encoded by the exons ATGGCGGCCAGCGGCGCCCTCCCCGTGGTGGACCTGACGCCTTTCCTCACCTGGGACGAGGGAGGCATCGCGCGCGGCACCGATACCGTGCGAGAGGCGTGCCGGACTCACGGCTTCTTCCGCGTCGTCAACCACGGCGTGCCCGCCGAGCTCTTGGCGCGCGCGCTCGAGCAGTCGGCCGCGTTCTTCGCGCTGCCGGACGAGGAGAAGGCCAGggtccggccggccgcggcgtccAAGGCGCCCCTCCCGGCCGGTTATGGGCGGCAGCCGGCGCACTCGACCGACAAGAACGAGTACCTGGTGGTCTTTGATCCGAAACTCGGGTTCAATGTGTACCCAACTGAGCCAGCTGGATTCAg AGAGACGCTGGACGAGTGCCACGGCAAGCTCACCGAACTGGGGTTGCTTATCCAGGAGATCCTGAACGAGTGCATGGGCCTTCCGCCGGGCTTCCTCAGCAACTACAACAACAACCGCGGCTTCGACCACATGACGTCAAAGCGCTACTTcccggcgacggaggaggagaacATCGGCTTCAGCGAGCACGAGGACGGCAACTGCATCACCTTCATCTTCCAGGACGGCGTCGGGGGCCTCGAGGTCCTCAAGGACGGCCACTGGGTCCCGGCGGAGCCCGTCGACGGCAGCATCATCGTCAACATCGGCGATGTCATACAG GTGCTGAGCAACGGCAAGTTGAAGAGCGCGACGCACCGGGTGGTGAGGAAGTCGGTGCACAGGCACTCGTTCGCCTTCTTCTTCAACCTGCACGGCGACAAGTTGGTCGAGCCGCTGCCGGAGTTCACAGCCAAGATCGGCGAGGCGCCACGGTACAGGAGGTTCCAGTACAGGGAGTACCAGCAGCTGCGGGTGAGGAACAAGACGCATCCGCCGGCCAGGCCCGAGGATATTATTCGCATCACCCACTACGCCATCTAG